A window from Leptothermofonsia sichuanensis E412 encodes these proteins:
- a CDS encoding RNA polymerase sigma factor SigF: MSTTATYELKSESLQLLREYQNSPAPQLRNRLVELNYGLVRKEAHHWMNQCTESYEDLLQVGCIGLIRAIERFDMSKGHAFSSFAIPYIRGEIQHYLRDKSPSVRIPRRWQALQRQAAWEIRKLQVDLNRHPTDLEVAAALEISVSEWQEIKLACQNRALLSLDAPIRDEETGASSLGELVPDNRYRSFQLAQEDQIRLQQSLIQLEKRTREILEFVFLYDLTQKETADRLGISAVTVSRRVKKGLEMLQKLMAGTED, from the coding sequence ATGTCTACGACAGCTACTTATGAACTGAAAAGCGAGAGTTTGCAGCTTTTGCGAGAGTACCAAAATTCGCCTGCACCTCAACTTCGCAACCGCCTGGTAGAACTGAATTATGGATTAGTGAGAAAGGAAGCTCATCACTGGATGAACCAGTGTACCGAGAGCTATGAGGATTTGCTGCAAGTTGGATGCATTGGACTGATCCGCGCCATCGAGCGATTTGATATGTCAAAGGGACACGCCTTTAGTTCCTTTGCCATCCCCTACATCCGGGGAGAAATTCAACACTATTTGCGCGATAAAAGTCCTTCAGTCCGGATTCCTCGTCGCTGGCAAGCTTTACAGCGTCAGGCAGCCTGGGAAATTCGCAAACTTCAGGTTGACCTGAATCGACACCCCACTGACCTGGAGGTTGCGGCTGCGCTGGAAATCAGCGTATCCGAGTGGCAGGAAATCAAACTCGCCTGTCAGAATCGAGCCTTGCTGAGCCTGGATGCTCCCATCAGAGATGAAGAGACTGGAGCTTCCTCTTTAGGAGAACTGGTACCTGACAACCGTTATCGCAGTTTCCAGTTGGCACAGGAAGATCAGATTCGGTTGCAACAGTCTTTGATTCAATTGGAGAAGCGGACTCGTGAGATTCTGGAATTTGTTTTTCTCTATGACCTGACCCAGAAGGAAACGGCTGATCGCCTCGGTATCAGTGCTGTCACTGTTTCTCGACGGGTTAAGAAGGGATTGGAAATGCTCCAAAAGTTGATGGCCGGGACGGAAGATTAG
- a CDS encoding acetate kinase — protein sequence MKILVLNAGSSSQKSCFYDLTENLSPEQPAKPLWEARVDWTHHQGFAKVEVETRQGRGWQEEIQTHSRPAIITHLLHTLTDEKNRVIEKLTEIDVVGHRVVHGGETYRESIPITATVKATIARLTALAPAHNPASLEGIEAIEAVLPTVPQVAVFDTAFHSHMPQAAALYPGPYEWFEQGIRRYGFHGISHQYCANRTAQILGKALPALKLITCHLGNGCSLAAISQGRSIDTTMGFTPLDGLMMGSRSGSVDPGILIHLLRQKTYTADQLDQMLNQASGLKGISGISSDMRQVSEAAATGNNRAKLALDMYIHRLRSGIGAMLTSLGGLDALVFTAGVGENSALIRAAACEAFAFLGLKLDAEKNQQRPIDQDIATTDSAIRVVVVHTQEDWAIAQECWKLMQT from the coding sequence ATGAAAATTCTGGTACTGAATGCAGGCTCCAGTAGCCAAAAGAGTTGTTTCTATGACCTGACAGAAAACCTTTCACCAGAGCAGCCTGCCAAACCCCTGTGGGAAGCCAGAGTGGATTGGACACACCATCAGGGGTTTGCCAAAGTTGAAGTTGAAACCAGGCAGGGTAGGGGCTGGCAAGAGGAGATTCAGACCCATTCTCGCCCTGCCATCATCACCCACTTACTCCACACCCTCACCGATGAAAAAAACAGGGTGATAGAAAAGTTGACAGAGATTGATGTTGTGGGGCACCGGGTCGTCCACGGCGGAGAAACCTACCGCGAGAGCATACCAATCACCGCAACGGTAAAAGCAACGATCGCTCGTCTGACTGCCCTTGCCCCCGCTCACAATCCTGCCAGCCTGGAAGGAATAGAGGCGATTGAAGCGGTTCTCCCGACAGTGCCCCAGGTGGCTGTTTTTGATACCGCCTTCCATTCCCATATGCCCCAGGCAGCCGCCCTGTACCCTGGTCCCTACGAATGGTTTGAACAGGGGATCCGGCGTTATGGATTTCATGGTATCAGCCATCAATATTGCGCTAACCGCACAGCTCAAATTCTGGGCAAAGCGCTGCCCGCTCTGAAGTTAATTACCTGCCACCTTGGCAACGGGTGCTCTCTGGCAGCCATTTCTCAGGGGCGTAGCATCGACACCACAATGGGGTTCACGCCCCTGGATGGTCTGATGATGGGCAGCCGCTCTGGTTCCGTAGACCCTGGTATCTTAATCCATCTCCTGCGTCAGAAAACCTATACGGCTGACCAGTTGGATCAGATGCTCAACCAGGCTTCAGGACTAAAAGGTATCTCTGGTATCTCCAGCGACATGCGCCAGGTTTCTGAGGCAGCAGCAACCGGCAACAACCGGGCAAAACTGGCGCTCGATATGTATATTCACCGCCTTCGATCAGGAATTGGTGCAATGCTCACCAGCCTGGGAGGACTGGATGCCCTCGTCTTTACTGCCGGAGTTGGGGAAAATTCCGCCTTAATTCGGGCAGCAGCCTGTGAAGCATTTGCTTTCCTTGGGTTGAAGCTAGATGCAGAAAAAAACCAGCAACGACCCATTGACCAGGATATTGCCACAACAGACTCAGCCATCCGGGTGGTCGTTGTGCATACTCAGGAAGATTGGGCGATCGCCCAGGAATGCTGGAAATTGATGCAAACCTGA
- the psaK gene encoding photosystem I reaction center subunit PsaK, whose translation MFTSTLLAVAARSSDWSPAVGFFMILANVIAIAIARQTIQKPNVGPEMPSSNLFGGFSAPAVAGTLCFGHILGAGIILGLTNLGVL comes from the coding sequence TTGTTTACTTCTACTTTGCTTGCGGTAGCTGCCCGCTCTTCTGATTGGAGTCCAGCCGTTGGATTTTTCATGATCTTGGCTAACGTTATAGCAATTGCGATTGCGAGACAAACTATTCAGAAACCGAATGTGGGTCCTGAAATGCCATCTTCAAACTTGTTTGGGGGATTCAGTGCTCCTGCGGTTGCGGGCACTCTTTGCTTCGGGCATATTCTTGGGGCAGGTATCATTCTGGGTTTGACCAATCTGGGTGTTTTATAA
- a CDS encoding histidine phosphatase family protein, whose product MSLHLYFLRHGETIYSQTGGYCGDLDPDLTPEGVLMAEAFAKAHQSIPWTAIYVSPMKRTMATAQPLCDALGIEMQLRDGLKEIRYGKWEGQTQEYVKQNHLEDYIRWMTEPAWNAPTGGETAIQIASRASLVIAEIEEKYNAGNVLVVSHKATIRIILCNLLGIDLGRYRDRIDCPAAALSIVKFDVHGPLLQRLGDRSYLDDTLRSRPGT is encoded by the coding sequence ATGAGCTTACATCTATATTTTCTGCGTCACGGGGAAACAATATACAGCCAAACCGGAGGCTACTGTGGCGACCTCGATCCCGACCTGACCCCGGAAGGAGTGCTGATGGCTGAGGCTTTTGCCAAAGCTCACCAATCTATCCCCTGGACTGCCATCTATGTCAGTCCCATGAAGCGGACAATGGCTACAGCCCAGCCCCTCTGTGATGCTTTAGGAATTGAAATGCAACTACGGGATGGGCTTAAAGAAATTCGTTATGGCAAATGGGAAGGGCAAACCCAGGAATATGTCAAACAAAACCATCTGGAAGACTACATTCGCTGGATGACCGAACCTGCGTGGAACGCCCCCACAGGTGGTGAAACTGCCATTCAAATTGCCAGTCGGGCTTCTCTGGTCATTGCTGAAATTGAAGAAAAATACAACGCTGGCAATGTGCTGGTTGTCTCCCACAAAGCCACGATCCGAATCATCCTCTGCAATCTCCTGGGAATTGACCTGGGACGTTATCGCGATCGCATCGATTGTCCTGCTGCCGCTCTCAGCATCGTTAAATTTGACGTTCATGGACCCTTGCTGCAACGTCTGGGCGATCGCTCCTACCTGGATGATACGCTACGCTCCCGTCCAGGCACTTAA
- a CDS encoding glycogen/starch/alpha-glucan phosphorylase: protein MQTLPNVPPGCPAVAVEDDRTGLNIDTLKRAFLDNLYYIQGKFPAIATKNDYYMALAYTVRDRLFQRWIATAEAYTRNGARTVCYLSAEFLLGPHLGNNLINLGIYDQVKQAIEELGLNFQELLEQEEEPGLGNGGLGRLAACYLDSLATLEIPAIGYGIRYEFGIFDQDIRDGWQVEITDKWLRYGNPWEVARPEWAVEVKFGGHTETYTDDHGHYRVRWVPYKVVKGIPYDTPILGYQVNTCNTLRLWTSEAPESFNFEAFNSGDYSGAVHQKMISENISKVLYPNDNLTQGKLLRLEQQFFFVSCSLQDMIRILLRQQLPLERFHEKFSIQLNDTHPSIAVAELMRLLLDEYSMEWDKAWHITTHTFAYTNHTLLPEALERWPLNLFGDLLPRHLEIIYEINQRFLDDVRIRYPDDPARIQRMSLIDETGERYIRMANLACVGSFAINGVAALHTELLKKDVLHDFYEVFPEKFNNKTNGVTPRRFMVLSNPRLCHLICDRIGDGWIKNLDELHKLEAFVNDPEFCQRFREIKRAIKKDLADYIWQNYNLAVNPDSLFDIQAKRIHEYKRQHLNALYIVTLYNRIKANPDLDISPRTFLFGGKAAPGYYIAKLIIKLINSIAEVVNRDPDMRDRLKVLFLKDYNVKFAQRVYPAADLSEQISTAGKEASGTGNMKFAMNGALTIGTLDGANVEIREEVGAENFFLFGLTTEEVYALKAKGYNPWDYYQANPELKLAIDRIASGFFSHGNPNLFKPLIDNLLYRDEYLLLADYQSYVECQDRVGQAYRDQDNWTRMSILNVARMGKFSSDRSIRDYCQDIWKVNPVQIALEEYSQVNAMMLKV, encoded by the coding sequence ATGCAAACCTTACCAAATGTTCCCCCTGGCTGTCCGGCAGTTGCCGTCGAAGATGATCGCACCGGATTGAATATTGACACGCTGAAACGAGCCTTTCTGGATAATCTGTACTACATTCAGGGTAAATTTCCAGCGATCGCCACTAAGAATGACTACTACATGGCACTGGCATACACCGTGCGCGATCGTCTGTTCCAGCGCTGGATAGCCACGGCGGAAGCTTACACCAGGAATGGAGCACGGACAGTTTGCTACCTCTCAGCAGAATTTCTTTTGGGTCCCCATCTGGGCAATAACCTGATCAATTTAGGAATTTATGACCAGGTAAAGCAGGCAATTGAAGAACTGGGGCTTAACTTCCAGGAATTGCTGGAACAGGAAGAAGAACCGGGTTTGGGCAACGGCGGCTTAGGACGATTGGCGGCCTGCTACCTCGACTCTCTGGCAACCCTGGAAATTCCAGCGATCGGCTACGGCATTCGCTACGAATTTGGCATCTTTGATCAGGATATTCGAGATGGTTGGCAGGTCGAAATTACCGATAAGTGGCTGAGGTATGGCAATCCCTGGGAGGTTGCTCGCCCCGAATGGGCAGTCGAAGTTAAATTTGGTGGGCACACAGAAACCTACACAGACGATCATGGTCACTACCGGGTACGCTGGGTTCCCTACAAAGTGGTGAAGGGTATTCCCTACGACACTCCCATTCTTGGGTATCAAGTCAATACCTGTAATACCCTCAGATTATGGACTTCTGAAGCTCCAGAGTCGTTTAACTTTGAGGCGTTTAACTCCGGGGACTATTCTGGTGCCGTCCACCAGAAGATGATTTCGGAAAACATTTCCAAAGTCCTCTACCCCAATGACAACCTGACCCAGGGCAAGTTACTACGCCTGGAGCAACAATTTTTCTTTGTCTCCTGCTCATTGCAAGACATGATCCGAATTCTGTTACGCCAGCAACTCCCGCTGGAACGATTCCACGAAAAATTTTCAATTCAGTTAAATGACACTCACCCATCCATCGCTGTGGCCGAACTAATGCGGTTGTTGCTTGACGAATACTCAATGGAGTGGGACAAAGCCTGGCACATCACTACCCATACCTTTGCCTATACAAACCACACCCTCTTGCCAGAAGCACTGGAACGCTGGCCCCTGAATCTGTTTGGCGATCTTCTGCCCCGCCACCTGGAGATTATCTATGAGATTAACCAGCGGTTTCTGGATGACGTGCGTATTCGGTATCCCGATGACCCGGCTCGTATCCAGCGGATGTCCTTGATTGACGAGACCGGCGAAAGATATATCCGCATGGCAAATCTAGCCTGTGTGGGCAGTTTTGCCATCAATGGGGTTGCCGCTCTCCATACAGAACTGCTGAAAAAAGATGTTTTGCACGATTTCTATGAGGTGTTCCCGGAGAAATTTAACAACAAGACAAATGGCGTGACTCCCCGTCGCTTTATGGTGTTGAGTAATCCTCGCCTCTGCCATTTAATCTGTGACAGGATTGGGGATGGCTGGATCAAAAATCTGGATGAGCTTCATAAGCTGGAAGCATTTGTCAACGATCCAGAGTTTTGCCAGCGCTTTCGGGAAATTAAGCGTGCGATCAAAAAAGACCTGGCAGATTACATCTGGCAGAATTATAATCTGGCAGTCAACCCTGACTCACTGTTCGATATCCAGGCAAAGCGGATTCACGAATATAAGCGCCAGCACCTGAACGCCCTCTATATTGTGACGCTCTATAACCGCATCAAAGCTAATCCCGATCTGGATATCTCTCCCCGCACCTTCCTGTTTGGTGGTAAAGCGGCACCTGGTTACTACATTGCGAAATTGATCATCAAACTGATTAACTCCATCGCGGAAGTTGTTAACCGTGATCCAGATATGAGAGATCGCTTAAAGGTTCTCTTCCTGAAGGACTACAACGTTAAGTTTGCCCAACGGGTCTACCCGGCGGCTGATCTATCTGAGCAAATATCCACCGCCGGTAAAGAAGCCTCTGGAACCGGCAACATGAAGTTTGCCATGAATGGGGCACTCACCATTGGCACCCTGGATGGGGCTAATGTTGAGATCCGTGAAGAAGTGGGAGCCGAAAACTTCTTTCTGTTTGGGTTGACCACTGAAGAAGTCTACGCCTTGAAAGCAAAAGGATACAATCCCTGGGACTACTACCAGGCCAATCCTGAGCTAAAACTGGCAATCGACCGAATTGCCTCTGGCTTTTTCTCCCACGGTAATCCCAACCTGTTCAAACCGTTGATCGATAATCTCCTGTACCGGGACGAGTACCTGCTTCTGGCAGACTATCAATCTTATGTTGAGTGTCAGGACAGGGTCGGACAGGCTTATCGGGATCAGGACAACTGGACCCGCATGTCCATACTGAATGTGGCGCGTATGGGCAAGTTCTCCAGCGATCGCTCCATCCGCGATTACTGCCAGGATATCTGGAAAGTCAATCCCGTCCAGATTGCGCTGGAAGAATATTCTCAGGTGAATGCCATGATGCTAAAAGTTTAG
- a CDS encoding transaldolase, which yields MAKDLLEQLREMTIVVADTGDIQAIEQYKPRDATTNPSLITAAAQMPQYQEIVDETLKQAKLDSGSGAAVQTILTLAFDRLAVAFGKRILQIIPGRVSTEVDARLSYDTQATIEKARYLISEYEAAGIARDRILIKIASTWEGIKAAEVLEKEGIHCNLTLLFGLHQAIACAEAGVTLISPFVGRILDWYKKETGRDSYPAAEDPGVLSVTKIYNYYKKFGYPTEVMGASFRNIDEIIELAGCDLLTISPNLLGELKSSTGELLRKLDPQKAASLEIDKISMDKETFDQMHHSDRMASEKLAEGIQGFTKALIALEKLLAKRLAYLEGESTISHAAGNLFRVYDLDGDGFITREEWMGADAVFDALDVNKDGKITPEEMGAGLGAAFHLAEV from the coding sequence ATGGCTAAAGACCTGCTAGAGCAACTGCGCGAAATGACTATCGTCGTTGCTGACACGGGCGACATTCAAGCAATTGAACAATATAAGCCACGGGATGCCACCACTAATCCCTCATTGATTACGGCTGCTGCCCAGATGCCTCAGTATCAGGAAATTGTCGATGAAACCCTGAAGCAGGCAAAACTAGATTCAGGTTCGGGGGCAGCGGTTCAGACAATATTAACCCTGGCGTTTGATCGCCTTGCGGTTGCCTTTGGTAAGCGAATTTTACAAATTATCCCCGGACGTGTCTCTACGGAAGTGGATGCCAGGCTCTCCTATGACACCCAGGCCACAATCGAGAAAGCACGTTATCTAATCTCAGAATACGAAGCTGCCGGGATTGCTCGCGATCGCATCCTGATCAAAATTGCGTCTACCTGGGAAGGCATCAAAGCCGCTGAGGTTCTGGAAAAAGAAGGAATTCACTGTAATCTGACCCTGTTGTTTGGGCTACATCAGGCGATCGCCTGTGCCGAAGCAGGCGTGACCCTGATCTCCCCCTTCGTTGGACGGATCCTTGACTGGTACAAAAAAGAAACCGGGCGCGACAGTTACCCCGCCGCTGAAGATCCAGGAGTTCTGTCTGTTACTAAAATTTACAACTATTACAAAAAGTTTGGCTATCCAACCGAGGTAATGGGTGCCAGCTTCCGCAATATCGACGAAATCATTGAACTGGCAGGTTGTGACCTGCTGACCATCTCACCCAACCTGTTGGGCGAACTGAAGTCCAGTACGGGCGAACTGCTCCGCAAGCTTGATCCTCAGAAAGCCGCCTCCCTGGAGATTGACAAAATCTCAATGGACAAAGAAACCTTCGACCAGATGCACCACAGCGATCGCATGGCATCGGAAAAACTGGCAGAGGGCATTCAGGGCTTCACCAAAGCTCTGATTGCCCTGGAAAAACTGCTGGCAAAACGACTGGCTTATCTGGAAGGGGAATCCACCATCAGCCATGCGGCTGGCAACCTGTTTCGTGTCTATGACCTGGATGGCGATGGCTTCATCACCCGTGAAGAGTGGATGGGAGCCGATGCCGTCTTTGATGCGCTTGATGTTAATAAGGATGGCAAAATTACTCCCGAAGAAATGGGGGCTGGACTGGGAGCCGCCTTCCACCTGGCAGAGGTATAA
- a CDS encoding AAA family ATPase, with the protein MGYYISPRFLDKLSVHITKNYLNLPNVKVPLILGIHGRKGEGKTFQCELVFERMGVEVIHISAGELESPDAGDPARLLRLRYREANEVTKVRGKMAAIMINDIDAGAGRVDEYTQYTVNTQLVNATLMNIADNPTNVQLPGSYDDTPLRRIPIIVTGNDFSTLYAPMIRDGRMEKFFWEPDQNDRIGIVSGIFEVDDVNRDDIIRLVETFPDQAIDFYSALRSRLYDEQVRNFIQDVGLERISNRVVNPKDPLPEFRKPDFSLSHLIEVGEQMVREQQRIQELRLSEEYNKSLFRSRKLGEMAVNQPAPGQVSGTGLRHEHSAEGYRAPGSGAMAGAGSTTAKVPPREFFRSYESAFPNGQTSDRPSPPTSSTPSTPSTSYPGQPSSTTLTPEMVMEVNRILNQGHRLGIEFVDGRRFRTGSWTSYGTYEGNGAAAIAALEACLSDHANDYVRLVSVNPKDRRRMVETIIHRP; encoded by the coding sequence ATGGGTTACTATATCTCCCCCCGGTTTCTCGACAAACTTTCAGTCCACATCACTAAAAACTACCTGAACTTACCAAATGTAAAAGTGCCACTAATTCTGGGCATCCATGGGCGCAAGGGAGAAGGTAAAACTTTTCAGTGTGAACTGGTGTTTGAACGGATGGGTGTGGAGGTGATTCACATCTCTGCGGGTGAACTGGAAAGTCCAGATGCCGGAGATCCGGCGCGATTGCTTCGCCTGCGTTACCGGGAAGCCAATGAGGTGACCAAAGTGCGGGGCAAGATGGCCGCCATCATGATTAATGATATTGATGCTGGAGCCGGACGGGTCGATGAATACACCCAATACACCGTCAATACCCAACTGGTAAATGCCACGCTCATGAACATTGCAGACAATCCAACCAATGTCCAGTTGCCTGGCAGCTACGACGATACCCCCCTCCGACGAATCCCTATTATCGTTACTGGAAATGATTTTTCCACGCTTTATGCCCCTATGATCCGTGATGGTCGGATGGAAAAGTTTTTCTGGGAACCGGATCAGAACGATCGCATTGGTATTGTCAGCGGCATTTTTGAAGTGGATGATGTGAACCGGGATGACATCATTCGCCTGGTGGAAACCTTTCCTGATCAGGCAATTGATTTTTACAGCGCCCTGCGATCGCGCCTTTATGACGAACAAGTGCGCAACTTTATTCAGGATGTTGGGCTGGAACGCATTTCTAACCGCGTTGTTAACCCCAAAGACCCCCTGCCAGAGTTCCGCAAGCCAGACTTTAGCCTGTCCCATCTGATCGAGGTGGGGGAACAAATGGTGCGTGAACAACAGCGTATCCAGGAACTGCGCCTATCTGAGGAATACAACAAGTCGCTGTTCAGGAGTCGCAAACTGGGGGAGATGGCAGTGAATCAACCGGCACCAGGGCAGGTATCGGGCACCGGGCTTCGACATGAGCACTCCGCTGAAGGATACCGGGCACCGGGCAGTGGAGCAATGGCAGGGGCAGGAAGCACCACAGCAAAGGTGCCTCCGCGTGAGTTCTTCCGTTCCTATGAATCCGCATTTCCCAATGGGCAAACCAGCGATCGCCCCTCTCCTCCGACATCCTCCACCCCCTCCACCCCCTCTACCAGCTATCCCGGCCAACCCTCCAGCACAACCCTCACCCCTGAAATGGTGATGGAGGTCAACCGTATCCTGAACCAGGGACATCGCTTAGGAATTGAATTTGTCGATGGTCGCCGCTTTCGTACTGGGTCCTGGACTTCCTACGGCACCTACGAAGGCAATGGTGCGGCAGCGATCGCAGCCCTCGAAGCCTGTCTTTCAGATCATGCCAATGATTATGTGCGGCTGGTTAGCGTGAACCCCAAAGACCGCCGCAGAATGGTAGAAACCATTATTCACCGTCCCTGA
- a CDS encoding calcium-binding protein, protein MSISAQKGLETILNLLQNSSEVVSATTSRAPKATGRIGNTAPAVPNNLLIGDDGDNTLVGGRGDDAIFAGTGNDILFGAFGSGVLKDDGGNDVLFGEAGDDQLFGGAGNDFLAGGTGNDLLDGGFGDDQLIGGDGVDFMIGGPGRDQFIYEGDMFANGIPAPAGQTGINVLNQPDIIADYIIGEDQFVFDRLDLGLDSLVFQQGISSQIAADGNAIALLDPFPAAGAAARAIANNDTITSGAGVFVYFNSTLGINRLVYSKDLANGGDISVLANLNNQRGEAGLASLPAFSGADFALI, encoded by the coding sequence ATGAGCATTAGCGCCCAGAAAGGACTGGAAACCATTCTAAATCTTTTACAGAACAGTTCTGAAGTAGTATCCGCGACTACCAGTCGAGCACCTAAAGCGACCGGTAGAATTGGCAACACTGCACCAGCCGTTCCCAATAATTTGTTAATTGGAGATGATGGAGATAACACTCTGGTGGGTGGCAGAGGCGATGATGCAATCTTTGCTGGAACTGGCAATGACATTTTATTTGGGGCGTTTGGCTCCGGTGTGTTGAAAGACGATGGAGGAAATGATGTACTCTTTGGTGAAGCAGGAGATGATCAACTGTTTGGCGGTGCTGGAAACGATTTCCTGGCTGGAGGAACAGGGAACGATCTGTTAGACGGTGGCTTTGGAGATGATCAATTAATTGGTGGAGATGGGGTTGATTTCATGATTGGCGGTCCAGGACGAGATCAGTTCATCTATGAAGGTGATATGTTTGCGAATGGAATTCCGGCTCCTGCTGGACAAACGGGTATCAATGTGTTGAACCAACCTGATATTATTGCAGACTACATCATTGGTGAAGATCAGTTTGTCTTTGATCGATTAGATTTGGGGCTTGACAGTCTCGTATTTCAGCAGGGAATATCTTCCCAAATTGCTGCGGATGGTAATGCGATCGCCCTGCTTGACCCATTCCCTGCCGCCGGAGCCGCCGCTCGTGCGATCGCCAATAACGACACCATCACATCCGGTGCTGGAGTGTTTGTTTACTTCAACTCTACGCTAGGAATCAATCGCCTGGTTTACTCCAAAGACCTTGCCAATGGCGGTGACATCAGTGTCCTCGCCAATCTAAACAATCAACGGGGAGAGGCTGGACTGGCGAGTTTACCCGCTTTTTCCGGCGCTGACTTTGCCCTGATTTAG
- a CDS encoding peptidylprolyl isomerase — translation MSNCLKVGHRLLNGDQIISALVQYKLLESLVGQLLLDEAIKEVTLTKQEVFHILAGVRDVPLPDDFEGFVAQWCQYKQVTPEYFNQVVLRELRVEKFKQLYFANQVESEFLRIKSDLDQVEYSLIQLHDLPLAQELYFQLRDDGADFAQLARQYSSGSEREVGGRMGPVSLSSLPDEIATLFCSAQVGALYGPVPIADIFWIVRLEQFTSARLTEATRANLIHRMYHQWLQTQVRKVLNTPGMIAVQPEEECGGKDDAF, via the coding sequence GTGAGTAACTGTTTGAAAGTTGGCCATCGTCTATTGAATGGTGACCAGATTATTTCTGCTTTAGTGCAATACAAGCTTCTAGAGTCACTGGTAGGACAACTCCTGCTGGATGAAGCGATTAAAGAAGTAACCTTAACTAAACAGGAGGTATTTCATATCCTGGCTGGAGTCAGGGATGTTCCCTTGCCAGATGATTTTGAAGGCTTTGTTGCCCAGTGGTGCCAGTACAAACAAGTCACTCCAGAATATTTCAATCAAGTCGTTTTGCGAGAGCTACGAGTGGAGAAATTCAAACAACTCTATTTTGCAAATCAGGTTGAATCAGAGTTTTTACGCATTAAATCAGATCTGGATCAGGTTGAGTATTCGCTGATTCAACTGCATGATCTGCCACTGGCACAGGAGTTATATTTTCAACTTCGAGATGATGGGGCAGATTTTGCCCAACTGGCACGACAGTATTCATCAGGTAGTGAGCGGGAAGTGGGAGGACGAATGGGGCCGGTTTCTCTGTCATCGCTACCGGATGAAATCGCGACATTATTTTGTAGCGCACAGGTTGGTGCCCTTTATGGTCCAGTACCGATCGCCGATATCTTCTGGATAGTGCGCCTGGAGCAGTTTACCAGTGCCCGGTTGACTGAGGCAACTCGTGCCAATCTGATTCATCGCATGTATCACCAGTGGTTACAAACTCAGGTCAGAAAAGTGCTGAATACACCGGGAATGATTGCAGTACAGCCGGAGGAGGAATGTGGAGGGAAAGATGATGCATTTTGA